The DNA window tttttcttcagccTAAGGTAATAGCTAGGATTCCTTCCTTGTCTCCTTGATTCTTATTTGTCTCTGCTGAAACTCTCTATCCTCCCTACTCATGTGCTGATCTTTCTAAATCGCAGATATCTTTCTGCTCCATTTATTATGCCCTGTCTCCTGCTTCACAAAAGGATCATACTGAAGTGAGATATTCAACTGATGACTTCCTTGAACAACAAAAACTCCCTAGGCTAACACATTTCTCATTTGTATGACTTTCACTTTCTCTGACCCACTCAGTTGTCTCTGTAACATATCCACAGTCTCTCATTACCCAGCCTGTTATCTTTTTCTGAGTGACCCAGTCAGTTTAGGACATGTTTCATCCATTCTTTAGGAATaagaacacacacaaacttaGTCAGGAAGCTGTCTCAGATCCACGGACTAAAAGCCAGCATCACAACATTGTTACAAGTAGCAAGTGGCATTCATTAAAATATGACTATGACTCGAGTATATTgataaattctttatatatgtatgaaacctttagtcataTACAAAAGTATGTAATGATAACTATTTTACAAATGAGGGCACTGAAGCTGAAAACAGGCAAGTAACTTACCCAGCTTAACACAGCTAGTTAGTTGAAGAGCTTGTGTTCACATTCCTGCCAGGCTACTGAGGAAGTCATTTTTAATTCTCCCTAACAACAACCCGAGGCATGTATGAAACACTGTAGGTGGAAGGAACAGGCAAAGTAAATAGCTCTACAACAAACTCAGAAAGATAAGAGATGCAGTGAGGGGTGAGGAGCAAAAGCAGCAAGAGGGCTTCTGCCTACCCAGCATCTTCCAGACTACATCCCGAGTTTCAGGCCTTGGAAGAACATTATTGATCAAATAGTCTCATTGTATAATCACTTTAAAATTCTCTACAATGCTCCTGGATCTTGGCATCGTAGCCTTGAAATTCTTTCATCTTGTTTAGCTCAGCTGGGAAAACAGTCATGATTAAGAAAATTCTTGTTTCTCGATTTGTTTTGATAATTGGGAGTGGCATCTATGAGACTGAAGGTGAATATTTAAGATTTGGAGCTCACTGTGGGTTGAACACAGTAAACAGAGCAAGAACTCCTGTTTTATCCTTCCAGGCATCATGGGAGGAAAGGCAAAGGAGGGATGTGGAGTTTTGGTACAGCAGTTTTGCCCAAATTGTAAAATATCTAGTCCATTGTATTGAACCTGGTCTAGGGTGTGCTTATGCAAATGTCTCCAGGCTAGCCTTTATCCTTTACCAAGTAAACTCCCCCGGAAAGCATTTCTCAGAGCTGTCTGCACAGCCCGATTCCTTAGACTATAAACAATAGGATTGAGGAGAGGGGTTGCCACAGTGTAGGTGACAGCAATAAGCTGATCCCTCTCAAGAGAGTAGCTGGCTTTGGGTCTCAAGTACATGAAGGAGGCACAGCCATAGTGAATCACGACCACTGTGAGGTGTGAGGCACAAGTAGAAAAAGCTTTTCTCCGTCCCTCGGCAGAAGGGATTCTCAGGATTGCTACCAAAATATAGGCATAGGAGACACTAATTAAGAAGAACGAGACCAAGAGGACCAGCAGACTAAGGATGAGGATTCCCAGTTCACTTAGCCTTGTATCCCCACAGGCGAGGCTTAGCACTGGAGGTGTATCACAGAAAAAGTGCTGGATTTCATGGGAGCTGCAGAATGAGAGACGAAAAATGACTAGAGTCATTCCCAGTCCAAAAAGGTATCCACTCAGGAAGGAGGTGCCAACTAGCTGGGCACAGACAGTGGGATTCATACGGCTGGCATAATGAAGTGGGGCACAGATGGCCACATATCTATCAAATCCCATGACAGACAGGAGGAAGCAGTTGGTACAAGCCCAGGATGCAGAGAAAAACATCTGTGTAGCACAGCCCATAAAGGAGATGGCTTGTCCCCCCATAACCAGGCCAGAGAGCATCCTTGGGATGATTCCCAATGTGTAGCAGGTCTCAGAGAAGgataggaaggaaaggaagagatacATGGGTGTGTGCAGATGGCTATCCAGTCTGATCACTATGATGATGAAAACATTACTGGTGATGGTGACAagatacaaagacaaaaacaagacaaacagcaGAAGCTGAAGCTCCCCGAAGCTAGAGAAGCCCAAGAAGACAAAGCCCTGCCAGCAGGTCACATTGCTCTC is part of the Mus musculus strain C57BL/6J chromosome 1, GRCm38.p6 C57BL/6J genome and encodes:
- the Olfr419 gene encoding olfactory receptor 419; this encodes MVESNVTCWQGFVFLGFSSFGELQLLLFVLFLSLYLVTITSNVFIIIVIRLDSHLHTPMYLFLSFLSFSETCYTLGIIPRMLSGLVMGGQAISFMGCATQMFFSASWACTNCFLLSVMGFDRYVAICAPLHYASRMNPTVCAQLVGTSFLSGYLFGLGMTLVIFRLSFCSSHEIQHFFCDTPPVLSLACGDTRLSELGILILSLLVLLVSFFLISVSYAYILVAILRIPSAEGRRKAFSTCASHLTVVVIHYGCASFMYLRPKASYSLERDQLIAVTYTVATPLLNPIVYSLRNRAVQTALRNAFRGSLLGKG